TAATTGCAGCTTCTCTTCCTACACGATTCGATGTGGCCAACTGTTTCACATCCGCGATGCACGTGACCACACCCTTCGACGTTGAGGCGACGGAGACGTTAGGTTTCGGGCACAGCAACTGATCCTTTGCTTTTCTTACATTGCACGGGATGGTGATTGTTATAGCGTTGAGTCTATTTGCTAGTTGTACACGCACAGAGGGTAGACGCTGGGTGAGTAGAAAGGAACCAGCTGGGGCTAGCGTACGATTTGAATGCACTGCGTATCATGGACCAGAATGTGTTACGTCAAGTCCCTCTGGGCCTTTGCAAAGTGTGCGCCCTGCATTAGAGTTTTTCAGCAGGAAGCATCGTGTTGGCTCGGcacacgccgagccaccacgatcgacgaggtctgtcttccgagaagaagctgctcaagtgcgcagtgttgttgaggcttttgagcccgttccggagtggcttgtaCTTCTGGGCgattgtgtgtgtttgcctgacttttgaaatgCCTCCTACTGTAGGAATAATGTGGGTGTTGTGTATGTTTAGGTAATTTAATGTGACGAATTATGTAGTGCGCGGTTCACAGCAATAACAGGCcatctttccatgaattaaagaaaaaaaaaaaagcggcatggctctgtagtagaatactgggctcccacgcagagcgcaggttcgaaccccgttccgtcctggatattttttcttatttcattttttttatttcgcgtaatagtggttacggacgctggcggcggcggcgggcaactacggcgccaaaaactgccgttcttgtgatctcataacagctttcgctgtgcagtGCCGGCAGGTCAAACTTTGTTCCCTTTTCCTTTTACGCACGCTAGAAAGCACACTGTTGGTCGGGAAGTCTCCTGTTCGTGTGTTTCATTTTCACAAGAGTGATATGATGTTATATCGCGTTTGTTTACCGCGTCTGTATATCAACACCGCTGGCTCGCGTGAAGCTTGCGGGAGCTATCTGCATTAACCGTAATACGGAGACAGTTTTTTCTTGCTCAAGGCCTCTCTAGCTGTGGTGCCTCTGGTTACGACGATGTTGTTGGCGGCTTAGTCAGTATACCGCATGAACATATCATTACATCTCGTTGCAGACCCCGCACAATCAATACGCTGAACATTTTTTGGCAACCTACGTTttcaaaaacatgcatttttaACACGCAATGCTCACACGGTAACAGAGAATCCGAGACATGCAGTAGTGAGCAGCGTCGCTTTAATGAGGAGGAAAGCGGGAGTGACGGCGTAAAGTTCGCTGGTTCGTCACTGCATCAGTTATGAGGACGGGGGTTTACCTCAGTGTCTGCGTATCATCCTGCAtataaccccctccccccttcatctctccccctttctctctttctctcctccgcCTCATACATACACTTTCTAACGCTTTAGAGGTCCGCTGAAACCTAGCTCTTGAGAGACATCCAATGTACCGCTTTATATATGCTCTTGAgtgagctttttcttttgtttcgttgTTCCGTTTTCTAGTTATCAAAGTCACGAGAAGGGCTAGAGATGAACCACAGTAATCAGAACGTCACTAGCAGTTGTTGACGTAACTGTTTTCAGGTTGGCAATTTGGCGTCTTCGTATCACGACACACACGTCCAAGAGATCAGGAGAGAATGTGAAAACAATGCGTTATTATCCGCAGTCTGCAGCCACAAAACCATCACATATCTTCGTCACGTTGTCAAGACCTCCATTGTATTCTTCATTCTGCAATTCATCTTCATACCAGACACAGCGTTGAAACCTTATTCTAAGGTTTGCGAAAGTGTGTGAGTCAAAACAAACAAACTCGTTTTACTTcagtttttttcattattttgtttttattgacAACACGATACAAACACTATAGGCGAAAATCCTTTACAGCCACTTCGAAAGCGTTCAATATGGAAACAGTCACAACAGCGTTCTATACTGAGGCGCACGGAGTGAAAATTTCGTTTCCTTTGCAATTTAACTCGCGAAAGTATACCGAGCGATAAAGAAGCAAAACGCAGTTATAAACTCACGCTGTCTTATATTGTTAGTTCACTTATCAGTCAAGGTATCACAGCGAACATGCATTGAGAAGTCCATTTATAGCAACACACCCATAACGAAGCGGTGTTATACCACGAGCCAGCGCTGCATGCTAAAAACGGGCAGATCCCTTGTTGAGCCAAAGCAAATTGCTATTCTGTTAATAAGGGCGTTAAGAAAAGGTTTTACACATGTTTGCGAAAAAACTGAGAAGCAATGCTGGCGTGAATAAATTATATCACAGTTTAATGAAGTACTAAACTTTCACAAATGTTGAAGTGACTAGAATCATGTGCACGACAGCGATTATTTCACATGTATACGATATATAACGGACCCACCAGAACGAAAGCAAAGCACTGTTATGCTCGTCACCTATATCAGTTtggccatgcttttttttattcttatcaCTAACGCTTCGATATGAGATCTCTGCGCCACGTTACCTGAAGCAAGTAACGACCGCATATTTCAAGTACGAGCATTAGGAAAGTGGTAAGTTGCGAAGCCCATAATACTGCAAATCCCATTACATCCACATACAATTATACGAGAAGCAAGCGCATGGCGGGAGGGCTGGTGAAACAGTCATAAACAATTTTTAATCATGGCACGCTGAGAACTGAAATGAGATCCAGTGCAAACCGTGAATAATTTACAGCGCAGAATGGTTTTATGTTAGAAAGCGTAATTCTAAAACTCGGCACTAGTTTTTTACCGGAACTCACGTGGCGTATTGCTGCGACGACTTGCGGTACTACAGGAAACGGCATAACACGACATTGCAAAATACAATGCCGACTTAATGGAAGGACGCTGTCCAAAATATGACTGAGAAAACGAAACATCTTGATGGAAACTTACGCTAGATCTAATGTAGCTTCTATGTCCCCGTTACAACCCATACCTCTTACGTGACAAGAGACTCCGTTTGATTCAGTTGTGCTTTCTTTTCTATTGAAGTACAATGCAGTTCTCTATTTCGCTAATAAATTATTGACTCGCACCTGCTGCAGTATGCTGCATCACGGGGTACAtgaaattcaagatggcgtcgccaaCCGCGGTTTGCTGTCTCGTGGTTCTGCTGCTCAATGGGCTTCTGGAGACGATAAGTTGACTATAGCATTTCCCACGTGTATACCATTCCCCACTCCAGATTAATATTTCTGTTAGACGTCATTATAAGATGAAGTAGGTCGTTTCTCTTCCCGCAAGGGGGTCTACAAAATTCGAAAAATATGTGCTCTTGATGGGtacttcttgtttttcttttcttttcttaggGAAAAGGTTGTCTTTTTGCCCAAGTACCTGCCTATGTGGCAGTTTGTTAACGTTACGGCCACACCTACGCCTCTCCTTGGTTGAAAAACAAAAAGCCGCCATAATTCAAGCAGACCTATCTTGATTGGCACAGATACTGTGTTCATAATATGCAGCCAGTTAAACTGCCTTAATGGCTTTTAAGCGACTGCGAGGTAATTATTGAAAGAGCAATCTCCCTTGCAAAGGGACACAAATAAAAATACGAGGTTGCTTGAAATACGCCGCTACATCCTCGCAGAGGCAAGCATGCGTGTGCCGGATGGAATGCCTCGGCAGCTGGGCTTCTCGCAGCTTTGTTTCCCCGGCTTCGGCAATTGGAAGCAGCCGGCATTTTCATGGCTTTCGGCGCAAGTACTTGATTATGGTGTCGGCGATGTCGCAGTCTGGCTGGATGTAGCCTACGGTACTCACGCACTCCTCAGCGCACTTGCCGCCATCGAAGTACTCGCCGTACATTATTTTGCACTGGCCACAGTTCCTGCATGTTGAATGTGCACATTGAATAAAGCGTTTCCCGTAGACACGAAAGCAAGACCACGCACGCTTAAGCAAAGAAAGCTGCACAAATCGTCAGAAGAAGATAAGGAGGCTACAGCCATGCACTCTTAATCAGGCCCCGCTTAAAgggctagatatagccaggaaaccggacatttttcgtctggtttcctggatatagttCACAGCTCGAGCGCGCACGGCATGTTCAAGCGTTCATTATTAACCACTCGCAACGGTCACATCGGGCTCATAGTTCATAAGAAACGTAGATgtggtaatgtttttttttacattaaagATGCACGAGACCATCGTACCGAAAAGCTTCTGTGTATAAAGCTCTTTCATTTAATTGCCTCAAGACGGTGCGAAAGAAGCGTGAAGCTGGCTGCATGCGGCGTAGGTAAAAACATCATTGCGATAggaattacatggacagtctcggctggtttttgccgccgccgtcatgcaccgtatttgtattagtatatatatatatatatatatatatatatatatatatatatatatatatgtctcaaagaaaaataattcagaaaaatgcttccgaaacgcggaatcgaacccgcgacctctctATCcgtagcgcgtggcgctaaccaatACGCCACAAAGCACAGATagttcaggtagctaacggcgagagttatatacacaccctttaccgctggaaggactcagagacggcaggcgcttataagcgtttcttcattaccagcgagatggcgcgaggagcgcaatgggcgcatttaaaagtcgtcggccagctcgctcgcttcttttaatatttgcgcagggagaaccttgcatgtccttccgctgtctgctggcgTGGTATACTTGCTGCCGGagggcagatgtttttgcagcgtagcagcgcgtccatcacgggccgttttcttgctatcgcattcattgcttcgcccttgcggcgaaactgtgactttttataggTAGAAAGCTACGTGGATAGAAATGTGAAGGAGAAGTACACACGTGGCATGAACAGATGTCGTGTGCTAAACGTTACGCTATAACtaaaaacaacgaaagaaagaacatTGTAAATGTCGTCGCAAGACAGTAACAATAACAATGaaacagcaataaataaaaaattattaTCTAAGCCCTACCTTTATACATGATCTGCTCTAACAAGAACGGTAAACACGGTATAAAATTTTTAAacaaaaattaaagccagttccagGCCAGTGCAGTGTGTGTAAACAGCGGAGATGGCaaacaagcgccaccacctggcgattGCGTCAGAAtgcaaagaaacgccaggcctgcgcggaacccgcagcacagtcacagcaaaagctggaagaatgGCCTTtctatagagcccgttgtagactcccttgaggcaactaatacaagcacacatgcaaggtatccacaacaccataaatcataatttttgtgaagtaaggaagcacccgctatgccattattcgtctttatgCGGATGAGCGaaatacccgctacacatctgtaaggtatcatGTGCATTATGTTgacgctgcatgtggctgatgacgataaagaattatggtcAAGCACTTTGCGgtgttcatcgtaatataattgacagcgcaGCGGGTTAAACACagatagaaagaagaaaaggactgcgctgtcaattattttacgatgaacatccaccaactagcccaactcgcgattctgctgCAGCACTTTGTGGTGGGCGCGAAGCATTAAAccccacactcgttgcgcaattagcattctgTGAcatctggttgctattttactcttctcccacgctacattacacatgttaacgcgattcgttgcccgacatgacgcctgtatagcgtctCTTTGCCGCCTCTGCAGAGGGtccgggttgaaatcccatccgatcctgcatattttttagatgcgaagtatcttatggcggagctcaatccggtggtggtggtggtgtgcgacgtgaccacccttactgcgcatgcgtgcaccctctccactcaccctcacccatccccctctccacttttcctctcccctttccacctccacattccctctcccctcctcctctatACATCCCCTcacccctccctctttccactcttcttctgaaacaggggctagacatgccgagatTATCTCcatgcgcaacaccgcgatgatcaacagcgcatgcgcgtcccctccccctctctctcctgtcctacgctgcccctctctcgcacgcctgccgaccgcgttccccgctcgccctgtgagaattaagagccaggctagagagaagacaagacgcgcgtagcgttcctcttcgcgttccacgacgcgaggtcggtagcatgcccaaagaacgccaacggaacgcgatcgtgcaagtgctccaacTTCGGCTGGTGACTTGGGCGGAGGACGTCGCGGCTAGGCCGGCGCCCTCTAGTGGCATTGGCTAGGCACGGCCTGgacgccacaaccggcagcctgaaggccgcccacaacgctgcttttaaattttttaaatgtatatttttttaccttttggccttctcaaa
This window of the Rhipicephalus sanguineus isolate Rsan-2018 chromosome 2, BIME_Rsan_1.4, whole genome shotgun sequence genome carries:
- the LOC125757183 gene encoding eclosion hormone-like is translated as MTWKPQLNWACVAIAVVHLVAARISTRLPEATMICIENCGQCKIMYGEYFDGGKCAEECVSTVGYIQPDCDIADTIIKYLRRKP